A stretch of the Mesorhizobium huakuii genome encodes the following:
- a CDS encoding sugar ABC transporter ATP-binding protein, whose product MQSDFFSLDGISKRFGVVQALDNVSIAFRPGEVLALVGENGAGKSTMMRILEGVFGPDTGTVRHGSTPVVFGEPRDSHRAGIRVIHQEPEIVPNLTVAENIFVGELPRLAGVLLDWRKLEEQTNRVLATFGMQQDMRPRQLCGTLGPAQRQMIEIMRAIRAGGRLIAFDEPTSSLTDDEARRLFSVIRRLREDGTSIIYISHRLNEVIDLADRIVVLRDGRLVDDSPAAGASEQTIAKLMVGRDIADLFTRETWRSGEQLLDVAGLTTDRVSDVSLRVRRGEVLGIAGLMGAGRSELAKAIVGYDRRIAGTVAMNGAPVLPNSPHAAIVAGIGFAPEDRKHEALLLFRSILDNAALCVPDKTSSFGFFNRRKALEIVSPLAAKMSIKAPNLDEQVSKLSGGNQQKVVLARWLARQPMLLILDEPTRGIDIGAKVEIYRLIDELAASGIGIILISSEMPELIGLADRVLVMAGGRITAELARPGIDEATILKHAMPQSAPAPGDHFQ is encoded by the coding sequence ATGCAATCGGACTTCTTCTCGCTCGACGGCATATCGAAACGCTTCGGCGTCGTGCAGGCGCTCGACAACGTTTCGATCGCCTTCCGGCCAGGCGAGGTGCTCGCTCTGGTCGGCGAGAACGGGGCCGGCAAATCGACGATGATGCGCATTCTCGAGGGCGTGTTCGGACCGGACACCGGCACCGTGCGGCACGGTTCCACGCCGGTCGTTTTCGGCGAACCGCGCGACAGCCACCGGGCCGGAATACGCGTCATCCATCAGGAGCCGGAGATCGTTCCGAACCTGACCGTGGCCGAGAACATTTTCGTCGGCGAATTGCCGCGCCTGGCAGGCGTCCTGCTCGACTGGCGCAAGCTGGAGGAGCAGACCAACCGGGTGCTTGCGACCTTCGGCATGCAGCAGGACATGCGGCCACGCCAACTCTGCGGCACGCTCGGCCCGGCGCAACGCCAGATGATCGAGATCATGCGCGCCATCCGTGCCGGCGGCCGGCTGATCGCCTTCGATGAGCCGACCTCGTCACTGACCGATGATGAAGCGCGGCGCCTGTTTTCCGTCATCCGCCGGCTGCGCGAGGACGGCACGTCGATCATCTACATCTCGCACCGGCTGAACGAGGTCATCGACCTTGCCGACCGCATTGTCGTGTTGCGCGACGGCAGGCTGGTCGACGATTCGCCGGCGGCCGGCGCCAGCGAGCAGACCATCGCCAAGCTCATGGTCGGCCGCGACATCGCCGATCTGTTCACCCGCGAGACCTGGCGGTCCGGGGAACAATTGCTTGATGTGGCGGGATTGACCACCGACCGCGTCAGCGATGTCAGCCTCAGGGTTCGTCGCGGCGAAGTGCTCGGCATCGCCGGCCTCATGGGTGCGGGCCGCTCCGAACTGGCAAAGGCGATTGTCGGCTATGACCGGCGCATCGCCGGCACCGTAGCCATGAACGGCGCGCCCGTTCTCCCCAACAGTCCGCATGCGGCGATCGTCGCCGGCATCGGCTTTGCTCCCGAAGACCGCAAGCACGAGGCGTTGCTGCTGTTCCGAAGCATTCTCGACAACGCAGCACTTTGCGTGCCCGACAAGACGTCGAGCTTCGGCTTCTTTAACCGGCGCAAGGCGCTGGAGATTGTCTCGCCGCTGGCAGCCAAGATGTCGATCAAGGCACCCAACCTCGACGAGCAGGTTTCGAAACTGTCGGGCGGCAATCAGCAGAAGGTCGTTCTGGCGCGCTGGCTTGCCCGGCAGCCGATGCTGCTCATCCTTGACGAACCGACGCGCGGCATCGACATCGGCGCCAAGGTGGAAATCTATCGGCTGATCGACGAGCTCGCGGCAAGCGGCATCGGCATCATCCTGATTTCCTCGGAAATGCCGGAACTGATCGGCCTCGCCGACAGGGTTCTTGTCATGGCGGGAGGCCGCATCACGGCAGAACTTGCCCGCCCCGGCATCGACGAGGCGACGATCCTCAAACACGCCATGCCGCAATCCGCACCAGCGCCCGGAGACCACTTTCAATGA
- a CDS encoding TetR/AcrR family transcriptional regulator: MARPLSEEKRDAILASATALVATLGTGAATAKIARDAGLSEGTLFNYFASKDELLNQLYLEIKADLGKALLTAYPSQASLRERCRHVWNNFIDWGAEYPMKRKAMRQLSVSERITEQSRQQGNAAFGDINAMIEESLVDGGLKGCSMNFAGGIFEALAETTLEFIAQDSRQREHYKQAGFTFFWNGISK, from the coding sequence ATGGCCCGCCCCCTTAGCGAAGAAAAGCGCGACGCAATCCTGGCATCGGCCACCGCCCTGGTGGCGACGCTGGGCACCGGCGCGGCCACGGCGAAGATCGCCAGGGATGCCGGCCTCTCCGAAGGCACGCTCTTCAATTATTTCGCCAGCAAGGACGAGTTGCTCAATCAGCTCTACCTCGAGATCAAGGCCGATCTCGGCAAGGCGTTGCTGACAGCCTATCCGTCGCAGGCCAGCCTGCGCGAGCGCTGCCGCCATGTCTGGAACAACTTCATCGACTGGGGCGCGGAATATCCGATGAAGCGCAAGGCCATGCGCCAGCTCAGCGTTTCCGAGCGGATCACCGAGCAGAGCAGGCAGCAGGGCAACGCGGCCTTCGGCGACATCAACGCGATGATCGAGGAAAGCCTTGTCGACGGCGGGCTGAAGGGCTGCTCGATGAATTTTGCCGGAGGCATTTTCGAGGCGCTGGCGGAGACGACGCTCGAATTCATCGCCCAGGATTCACGGCAGCGCGAACACTACAAACAGGCCGGCTTCACCTTCTTCTGGAACGGCATCTCCAAATAG
- a CDS encoding SDR family NAD(P)-dependent oxidoreductase, which produces MPKIWLITGSARGLGLDITEAALAAGDSVVATARDVARLADLESRYPGQLRGFALDVTDATAAQAAVDFALKTFGRLDVLVNNAGFGHISPFEQTEEADFQAQIDTNLYGVVNLTRAALPAMRAQRSGHIINISSVGGRTGTPGLSAYQAAKWAVGGLTEVLALELAPFGVKIIAVEPGGMRTDWGATAMADAPALLPDYEPTVGAVLGMLKAYVGNAIGDPRKVAEIVVDLTTRDTLPAHLILGSDALHVFAQAEAARQQAAKEWAPVSTSIDIEGVDLSFLSREAQS; this is translated from the coding sequence ATGCCAAAAATCTGGTTGATCACCGGCAGCGCCCGCGGACTCGGGCTGGATATCACCGAGGCAGCACTTGCCGCCGGCGACAGCGTCGTGGCGACCGCCCGCGATGTCGCCCGCCTCGCCGATCTCGAAAGCCGCTACCCCGGGCAGTTGCGCGGCTTTGCGCTCGATGTCACCGACGCCACCGCCGCGCAGGCCGCCGTGGACTTTGCACTGAAGACGTTCGGCCGCCTCGACGTCCTCGTCAACAATGCCGGCTTCGGCCATATCAGCCCCTTCGAGCAGACCGAGGAGGCCGATTTCCAGGCGCAGATCGACACCAATCTCTACGGCGTCGTCAACCTCACCCGCGCCGCGCTTCCCGCCATGCGCGCCCAGCGTTCGGGCCACATCATCAACATCTCTTCGGTCGGCGGCCGGACCGGGACGCCGGGCCTCAGCGCCTACCAGGCGGCCAAATGGGCGGTGGGCGGTCTCACCGAAGTCCTGGCACTCGAGCTTGCCCCTTTCGGCGTCAAGATCATCGCGGTCGAGCCGGGCGGCATGCGCACCGACTGGGGCGCCACCGCCATGGCCGATGCCCCGGCCTTGCTGCCGGACTATGAACCAACCGTCGGCGCCGTGCTGGGCATGCTCAAGGCCTATGTCGGCAATGCCATCGGCGACCCGCGCAAGGTTGCCGAAATCGTCGTCGATCTGACCACGCGCGATACGCTGCCCGCCCACCTGATCCTCGGCAGCGACGCCTTGCATGTCTTTGCCCAGGCGGAAGCGGCGCGCCAGCAGGCGGCAAAGGAATGGGCGCCGGTCAGCACCTCCATCGATATCGAGGGCGTCGACCTGTCGTTCCTGTCGCGGGAGGCCCAGTCATGA
- a CDS encoding aldose 1-epimerase, with product MIRTIEIRNGDLSAEIVPSLGAGLARFDHGRTPLFRPWPDGGSTNPFDLACNLLVPWSNRISGGGFAFDNTFHELSPNVAGEPFPIHGNGFSSAWDVDSLMPDKATLSLVSEGPGPYRYCAEVIYALTERALDLQLQVLNGAPVRLPFGLGIHPWLPRTALTTLHAPASQVCLELPSHLPDRFEDVATCPDWDFATPAALPGGWINNAFAGWAGVASLFWPEQNRGLRIEASPALSFYLIYSPSQASDFVCFEPVSHVVDAHNRGSVDKWNGLSVLGPGESLVASCSFAVI from the coding sequence ATGATCCGGACCATTGAAATTCGAAATGGCGACCTGTCCGCCGAAATCGTTCCGTCGCTTGGCGCCGGTCTGGCGCGGTTCGACCATGGCCGCACGCCGCTGTTCAGGCCATGGCCTGACGGCGGCAGCACGAACCCATTCGATCTCGCCTGCAACCTGCTCGTGCCATGGTCAAATCGCATCTCGGGCGGCGGCTTCGCCTTCGACAACACATTCCACGAATTGTCCCCCAACGTTGCCGGCGAGCCCTTTCCCATTCACGGCAATGGATTTTCAAGCGCATGGGACGTCGACTCCTTGATGCCGGACAAAGCCACGCTGTCGCTCGTCAGCGAAGGGCCCGGTCCATATCGGTATTGCGCCGAGGTGATCTACGCCCTGACCGAACGGGCGCTCGATCTGCAGCTTCAGGTCCTCAACGGGGCGCCGGTCAGGCTGCCGTTCGGGCTCGGCATCCATCCGTGGTTGCCAAGAACGGCCCTGACAACGCTTCATGCCCCGGCGTCACAGGTATGCCTGGAACTGCCCAGCCATCTCCCCGACAGGTTCGAGGATGTCGCAACCTGTCCCGATTGGGATTTCGCCACGCCGGCCGCCTTGCCCGGCGGTTGGATCAACAATGCTTTTGCCGGCTGGGCCGGCGTCGCTTCCCTATTTTGGCCAGAGCAAAATCGCGGCCTCAGGATCGAAGCATCCCCGGCCCTGAGCTTCTATCTCATCTATTCGCCATCGCAGGCGAGCGACTTCGTCTGTTTCGAGCCGGTCAGTCATGTCGTGGATGCCCACAATCGCGGTTCGGTCGACAAGTGGAACGGATTGTCGGTGCTTGGCCCTGGCGAGAGCCTGGTGGCCAGTTGCAGCTTCGCTGTCATATAG
- a CDS encoding oxidoreductase, which yields MSTWTTHDIPPQQGRKAVITGATGGLGYETALALAKAGANVLMTGRNEAKGKDALSRVQAAVPGAAVRYAHLDLADLASVEAFAGQLAGEWEAIDLLVNNAGVMTPPTRHETVDGFELQFGTNYLGHFALTGRLLPLLRKGQKTRVVNLSSGAHRIQAAIHFDDLQWRKRYRPWAAYAQSKLAMILFAFELQRRSDAKDWGLLSNAAHPGYALTDLQTSGPRLGRNGRSSPFDWLGVLLAPVLSQSAAAGSLPTLFAATAPDAKAGGYYGPQGLFEMKGKVGEARIGRHARDTAVAARLWDVSQDLTGVRWPGATA from the coding sequence ATGAGCACCTGGACCACGCATGACATCCCGCCCCAGCAGGGACGCAAGGCGGTGATCACCGGCGCGACAGGCGGCCTCGGTTACGAGACCGCTCTGGCGCTCGCGAAGGCCGGTGCGAACGTGCTGATGACCGGACGCAACGAAGCCAAGGGCAAGGATGCGCTGAGCCGCGTCCAGGCTGCGGTTCCCGGTGCTGCCGTGCGCTATGCCCATCTCGACCTTGCCGACCTGGCCTCGGTCGAAGCCTTCGCCGGCCAGCTTGCCGGCGAATGGGAGGCGATCGACCTCCTGGTCAACAATGCCGGCGTGATGACCCCGCCGACGCGCCACGAAACCGTCGACGGCTTCGAATTGCAGTTCGGCACCAACTATCTCGGCCATTTCGCCCTGACCGGCCGCCTGCTGCCGCTGCTGCGCAAGGGACAGAAAACGCGCGTCGTCAATCTCAGCAGCGGCGCCCATCGCATCCAGGCGGCGATCCATTTCGACGATCTGCAATGGCGCAAGCGCTACCGGCCCTGGGCGGCTTACGCGCAATCCAAGCTCGCCATGATCCTGTTCGCCTTCGAACTGCAGCGCCGCAGCGATGCCAAGGACTGGGGCTTGCTCAGCAACGCCGCGCATCCCGGCTACGCCCTCACCGACCTGCAGACCAGCGGCCCGCGCCTGGGCCGCAATGGCAGGTCGTCACCCTTCGATTGGCTTGGCGTGCTGCTCGCGCCGGTCCTTTCGCAATCGGCCGCCGCAGGCTCGCTGCCGACGCTGTTCGCCGCGACAGCGCCCGATGCGAAAGCGGGTGGCTACTACGGTCCGCAAGGTCTGTTCGAAATGAAGGGCAAGGTCGGCGAGGCCAGGATCGGCAGGCACGCGCGCGACACCGCTGTCGCTGCAAGGCTGTGGGACGTGTCGCAGGATTTGACCGGCGTGAGGTGGCCGGGTGCGACGGCCTAA
- a CDS encoding aminoglycoside phosphotransferase family protein, whose product MMHDDQVNIDIDIARQMIRDQFPQYRHEDITSVGSSGTVNAIFRIGSKSAARFPLRAMKPADCADMLRSEAAAMVEIGEHCLFPTPQPIGLGEPGPRYPMPWALQTWIEGEVATPHGLSGSTTFALDLAHLVASLRQADTRGRRFDGQGRGGHLPDHDDWMAVCLENSEGLLDVARLRDLWARFRELPSAGPVVMSHKDLIPPNLLVRGARLVGVLDGGSFGPADPSLDLVAVWHLLDRERRATFRSGLQVEDLLWKRGAAWAFQQAMGLVWYYRRTNPAMSALGRSTLSRILDDPDI is encoded by the coding sequence ATGATGCATGACGATCAGGTGAATATCGACATCGATATCGCCCGCCAGATGATCCGCGATCAGTTTCCCCAGTATCGTCATGAGGACATCACCTCAGTTGGATCGTCGGGAACCGTCAACGCCATCTTCCGCATTGGCTCTAAGAGCGCTGCGCGGTTCCCGCTGCGGGCGATGAAGCCGGCCGACTGCGCCGATATGCTTCGGTCGGAGGCCGCTGCCATGGTCGAGATCGGAGAACATTGCTTATTTCCGACACCGCAACCGATTGGGCTCGGCGAGCCCGGTCCTCGATATCCAATGCCATGGGCATTGCAGACGTGGATCGAAGGCGAGGTTGCCACGCCACACGGGCTAAGTGGATCGACGACGTTCGCCCTTGACCTTGCACACCTCGTGGCGTCGTTGCGCCAGGCAGACACGCGAGGTCGACGCTTCGACGGGCAAGGACGTGGTGGACATCTCCCCGATCATGACGATTGGATGGCTGTTTGCCTTGAAAACAGCGAGGGCCTTCTTGATGTGGCTCGACTGCGCGATCTGTGGGCCCGGTTCCGGGAGTTGCCCTCCGCTGGGCCTGTCGTGATGAGTCATAAGGACCTTATCCCACCAAACCTTCTCGTGCGGGGCGCGCGTCTTGTCGGAGTGCTTGATGGCGGCAGTTTCGGACCAGCAGATCCGTCGCTGGATCTGGTGGCCGTGTGGCATCTTCTCGACCGCGAGCGAAGGGCGACCTTTCGGAGCGGTCTTCAAGTCGAGGACCTCTTGTGGAAGCGCGGTGCTGCCTGGGCATTCCAGCAGGCCATGGGTCTCGTCTGGTATTACCGTCGCACCAACCCCGCCATGAGTGCGCTGGGGCGCAGCACGCTCTCTCGCATTCTCGACGATCCTGACATCTGA
- a CDS encoding ABC transporter permease: MNSLELRASKAQTDARGLVERLGVHNISLLVALAILVVIFGSLRGDVFFSSRNLLNIGLGITILGVLAMSQTVVIVGGGLDIAVGATVGLTTVSTAMAIQATGSPAAGIVAGLVLGGLAGLVNGIIITYGRVNAVIATLGTMAIFRGIAFIMSDGQSIAIFSDTFRFIGIGRILGLPLLVWILVLTAIAFHLFLARSIVGRNIYALGGNPVVARFSGININRYRVGIYIMSGVAAGLAGILLAARTGSGQPVSGSQGLELEAITAAVLGGCALQGGKGTIVGALLGVAIIGVLNNGMILTSVPTFYQLLAKGSLLILAVVIAEYHLNRT, encoded by the coding sequence ATGAACAGCCTCGAGCTTCGCGCATCGAAAGCGCAGACCGACGCCAGGGGCCTTGTGGAGCGCCTTGGCGTTCACAACATCAGCCTTCTGGTGGCGCTCGCCATTCTCGTTGTCATCTTCGGTTCGCTGCGCGGCGATGTGTTCTTCTCCAGCCGAAACCTGCTCAACATCGGTCTCGGCATCACCATTCTCGGCGTGCTGGCGATGAGCCAGACCGTGGTCATCGTCGGCGGCGGTCTCGATATCGCCGTCGGCGCCACTGTCGGTCTGACCACGGTCTCGACGGCAATGGCCATCCAGGCGACCGGGTCGCCGGCGGCCGGCATCGTTGCCGGCCTGGTGCTTGGCGGTCTTGCCGGTCTCGTCAACGGCATCATCATCACCTATGGGCGGGTCAACGCGGTCATTGCCACGCTCGGCACCATGGCGATCTTTCGCGGCATCGCCTTCATCATGTCCGACGGCCAGTCGATCGCCATCTTCAGCGACACGTTCCGGTTCATCGGCATCGGACGCATCCTCGGCCTGCCGTTGCTGGTCTGGATTCTGGTGCTGACGGCGATCGCATTCCACCTCTTCCTCGCGCGCTCGATTGTCGGCCGCAACATCTATGCGCTCGGCGGCAATCCCGTGGTCGCTCGCTTCTCCGGCATCAACATCAACCGCTACCGCGTCGGCATCTACATCATGAGTGGCGTTGCCGCCGGATTGGCCGGGATCCTGCTGGCTGCCCGTACCGGTTCGGGTCAGCCCGTATCCGGATCCCAGGGCCTGGAACTCGAGGCCATCACCGCGGCCGTGCTGGGTGGCTGTGCCTTGCAGGGCGGCAAGGGCACGATTGTCGGCGCGCTGCTCGGCGTCGCCATCATTGGCGTGCTCAACAACGGAATGATACTGACGTCCGTGCCAACCTTCTATCAATTGCTTGCAAAAGGCTCACTGCTGATCCTTGCTGTGGTCATTGCCGAATACCACTTGAACAGGACATGA
- a CDS encoding D-alanine--D-alanine ligase family protein, with amino-acid sequence MKDRIRVAILYGGRSAEHDVSRLSAANVLKAIDRTRYEVVPIAITRDGRWLLQPSSEVGGDGAAASVSEDGTEVALLPGGKGRLVAVSNRATQPDPVDVIFPVLHGPFGEDGSVQGYAEVADVAYVGCGILASAAAMDKDVAKRLLREAGLTVARSVTVHRGNVGSFQEIAGVLGLPFFAKPARQGSSFGVSKVNDRDGFEQAVETALRFDSKALIEEFVEGREIECSVLERADGSLTVSLPGEIIPAGKHGFYTYEAKYLDADGALVKVPADVPADVVARTAEMAAQAFRALGCEAMARVDFFLRADGSLLVNEVNTLPGFTDISMYAKALAAIGIGYSQVIDVLIEHALARHGAR; translated from the coding sequence ATGAAGGATAGGATCAGGGTCGCCATCCTCTATGGCGGGCGCTCGGCCGAGCATGACGTGTCGCGGCTGTCGGCGGCCAATGTGCTGAAGGCGATCGACCGGACGCGCTACGAGGTGGTGCCGATCGCCATTACCAGGGACGGCAGATGGCTGCTGCAACCGTCGTCCGAGGTTGGCGGCGATGGGGCAGCGGCTTCGGTGTCGGAGGATGGCACGGAGGTCGCCCTGCTGCCCGGCGGCAAGGGCCGGCTGGTGGCGGTGTCGAACCGTGCAACGCAGCCTGACCCTGTCGACGTCATCTTCCCCGTCCTGCACGGGCCGTTCGGCGAGGACGGTTCGGTGCAAGGCTATGCCGAGGTCGCCGATGTCGCCTATGTCGGCTGCGGCATCCTGGCTTCCGCCGCCGCCATGGACAAGGACGTCGCCAAGCGACTGCTGCGTGAGGCGGGGCTTACGGTCGCCCGCTCCGTCACCGTGCATCGAGGCAATGTCGGTTCGTTCCAGGAGATTGCCGGGGTGCTTGGGCTGCCTTTCTTCGCCAAGCCGGCGCGCCAGGGCTCGTCCTTCGGCGTGAGCAAGGTGAATGATAGGGATGGTTTCGAGCAGGCCGTCGAAACGGCTTTGCGCTTTGACAGCAAGGCGCTGATCGAGGAGTTCGTCGAAGGCCGCGAGATCGAGTGCTCGGTGCTGGAGCGGGCCGATGGTTCGCTGACGGTCTCGCTGCCCGGCGAGATCATCCCGGCCGGCAAGCACGGCTTCTACACCTATGAGGCGAAATATCTCGACGCCGACGGCGCGCTGGTCAAAGTGCCCGCCGATGTCCCGGCGGATGTCGTTGCCAGGACGGCGGAGATGGCCGCGCAGGCTTTCCGGGCGCTCGGCTGCGAGGCCATGGCGCGCGTCGACTTCTTCCTGCGCGCCGACGGTTCCCTGCTGGTCAACGAGGTCAACACGCTGCCCGGCTTCACCGACATTTCCATGTACGCCAAGGCGCTGGCGGCGATAGGCATCGGTTACAGCCAAGTCATCGACGTGCTGATCGAGCATGCGCTGGCGAGGCATGGGGCGCGGTGA
- a CDS encoding FadR/GntR family transcriptional regulator has protein sequence MGAATAAIDQGKQDLPAGDGATLSLKDRIARDLGQRILAGTYAQHAVLPTEAELCVIYGASRTALRDALLTLSAKGLIEARKRAGTRVRVSSEWNRLDAQVLEWMRDIEPDLDFVRGLIEARLVIEPAAAQLAARMATSGDLAVIEAAYEAMRIAPEDDLAACLDADVRFHTAILRASRNPVFANLGNMLAAALSFSFRLTTSATANYQQTLSAHGDVLEAIRMRRVDDAHDQMKALIGIASNDLLAVARKGRHQQPVPAAGADPI, from the coding sequence ATGGGCGCGGCGACCGCTGCAATCGATCAAGGCAAGCAGGACCTTCCTGCCGGGGATGGCGCCACCTTGTCCCTGAAGGATCGCATCGCACGCGATCTCGGACAACGCATCCTCGCCGGCACCTACGCACAGCACGCGGTCCTGCCGACGGAGGCTGAACTGTGCGTCATCTACGGCGCCAGCCGCACAGCACTTCGCGATGCGCTGCTGACGCTTTCGGCCAAGGGCCTGATCGAGGCGCGCAAGCGGGCCGGCACGCGTGTGCGCGTGTCGAGCGAATGGAACAGGCTTGATGCGCAGGTTCTCGAATGGATGCGCGATATCGAGCCTGATCTCGATTTCGTCCGCGGCTTGATCGAGGCGCGGCTGGTCATCGAGCCGGCCGCCGCCCAGCTTGCGGCCAGGATGGCGACCTCGGGCGATCTCGCGGTGATCGAAGCCGCCTATGAGGCCATGCGCATTGCGCCGGAGGACGACCTCGCGGCCTGTCTCGATGCCGATGTCCGCTTTCATACCGCCATCCTGCGCGCCAGCCGCAACCCGGTTTTCGCCAATCTCGGCAACATGCTGGCAGCCGCGCTCAGCTTCTCTTTCCGACTGACCACATCGGCCACCGCCAACTATCAGCAGACGCTCAGCGCCCATGGCGATGTGCTGGAAGCAATCCGCATGCGCAGGGTCGACGACGCTCACGACCAGATGAAGGCGCTGATCGGCATCGCCTCGAACGACCTTCTCGCCGTCGCGCGCAAGGGCCGCCACCAACAGCCGGTCCCCGCTGCCGGTGCCGATCCCATCTGA
- a CDS encoding AI-2E family transporter: protein MANRRNGTASAPQGLDDILAAAAPHPRTVLPNVATTVTTVAALYFGREVFLPIAIALLLTFALAPLVSALKRVGIPRIAAVIASVLGAFAALALFSFIVATQVSELAQNIPVYQTNILAKIRSLKQTGVGGGIISRLSTVVERVGQEIDRQDATLPAATPDKPPREPVPVEIVARERPLEVLQNIVGPLISPLGSAGLIIVVVIFMLLEREDLRDRFIRLVGYGDLHRTTEALRDAGKRVGRYLLMQLVVNIVYAIPIAIGLWILGIPNALLWGLLALALRFVPYIGPVIGALLPLFLALAVAPGWELVAWTAALFVVMELVTGNVVEPWLYGSRTGLSPLAIIVAAIFWTWLWGPLGLVLSTPLTVCLVVLGRHVPQFEFLDVLFGNEPVLEPHARLYQRLLAGDPDEATDHAEEMLEEKYLVEFYDEVAIPALLLGERDRVRGVMGDLQRRQVAASALTLVANLEDDAKEEAAEDESPHISGEADEPGDAVGEDAAELPDGTGMSVLCAGGRGELDDAAAAMLAQVLEVQGATASKVGFADMEPASIRRLELETIDAVVVGFLNRDSVKHARFLVRRLKRAKAALRVGIVFWSETGNDDKEAAAKLAQDINADFVAHGMVDAVTGALSTEPPVALKLVAKRRMRRQRAAPRKVAAAAAG, encoded by the coding sequence GTGGCCAATCGTCGAAACGGCACGGCGTCAGCGCCTCAAGGGCTGGACGACATTCTTGCGGCCGCCGCGCCCCATCCGCGAACCGTGTTGCCCAATGTGGCGACCACCGTCACGACGGTGGCGGCGCTGTATTTCGGGCGCGAGGTTTTCCTGCCGATCGCCATCGCGCTGCTTTTGACCTTCGCGCTGGCGCCGCTGGTCTCGGCGCTCAAACGGGTCGGTATTCCCCGGATCGCCGCGGTCATCGCCAGTGTGCTCGGTGCCTTCGCGGCGCTTGCCCTGTTCAGCTTCATCGTCGCCACGCAGGTAAGCGAACTGGCGCAGAACATCCCGGTCTATCAGACCAATATCCTGGCCAAGATCCGCTCGCTCAAGCAAACCGGCGTCGGGGGCGGGATCATTTCGCGGTTGAGCACCGTGGTCGAGCGTGTCGGCCAGGAGATCGACAGGCAGGACGCCACGCTGCCGGCCGCCACGCCGGACAAGCCACCGCGCGAGCCGGTGCCCGTCGAGATCGTTGCGCGCGAAAGGCCGCTCGAAGTCCTGCAGAACATCGTCGGTCCGCTGATCAGTCCGCTCGGGTCCGCAGGCCTGATCATCGTCGTCGTCATCTTCATGCTGCTCGAGCGGGAGGATTTGCGCGACCGCTTCATCCGGCTTGTCGGCTATGGCGACCTGCACCGCACCACCGAGGCGCTTCGCGATGCCGGCAAGCGCGTCGGTCGCTATCTCTTGATGCAATTGGTCGTCAACATCGTCTACGCCATACCGATCGCGATCGGGCTGTGGATCCTCGGCATTCCCAATGCCTTGCTGTGGGGGCTGCTGGCGCTGGCGCTGCGTTTCGTTCCCTATATCGGCCCGGTCATCGGCGCGTTGCTGCCGTTGTTCCTGGCGCTGGCCGTGGCCCCCGGCTGGGAGCTCGTCGCGTGGACGGCCGCCCTGTTCGTGGTGATGGAGCTGGTCACCGGCAACGTCGTCGAACCCTGGCTTTACGGGTCGCGAACCGGGCTGTCGCCGCTTGCGATCATCGTTGCGGCGATCTTCTGGACGTGGCTGTGGGGACCGCTCGGGCTGGTGCTGTCGACGCCGCTCACCGTCTGCCTGGTGGTGCTGGGCAGGCATGTGCCGCAGTTTGAATTCCTCGACGTGCTGTTCGGCAACGAGCCGGTGCTCGAACCGCATGCGCGCCTCTACCAGCGGCTGCTGGCCGGCGATCCGGACGAAGCCACCGACCATGCCGAAGAGATGCTCGAGGAAAAATATCTGGTCGAATTCTACGACGAGGTGGCCATCCCGGCGCTTCTGCTGGGCGAGCGCGACCGCGTGCGCGGCGTCATGGGCGACCTGCAGAGGCGGCAAGTGGCGGCCAGCGCGCTGACGCTGGTGGCCAATCTCGAAGACGATGCGAAGGAGGAAGCGGCCGAGGATGAAAGCCCGCACATCTCCGGGGAGGCGGACGAGCCCGGCGATGCCGTTGGCGAGGACGCGGCCGAACTGCCCGACGGCACGGGTATGTCGGTGCTTTGCGCCGGCGGGCGAGGGGAACTCGACGATGCCGCCGCGGCAATGCTGGCGCAGGTGCTGGAAGTCCAGGGCGCGACCGCGTCGAAAGTTGGCTTTGCCGACATGGAACCCGCCAGCATCCGCCGCCTCGAGCTCGAAACCATCGACGCCGTGGTGGTCGGTTTTCTCAACCGGGATTCCGTCAAACACGCCCGCTTCCTGGTCCGCCGGCTGAAGCGGGCGAAGGCCGCACTGCGAGTGGGCATCGTGTTCTGGTCGGAGACCGGCAACGACGACAAGGAAGCGGCGGCCAAACTGGCCCAGGACATCAACGCGGATTTCGTCGCGCATGGCATGGTCGACGCCGTGACGGGAGCGCTGTCGACCGAGCCGCCGGTTGCCCTCAAACTCGTCGCCAAACGCCGCATGCGCCGGCAGCGAGCTGCGCCGAGGAAGGTGGCGGCTGCGGCGGCGGGTTAG